The Rhododendron vialii isolate Sample 1 chromosome 5a, ASM3025357v1 genome contains a region encoding:
- the LOC131328048 gene encoding uncharacterized protein LOC131328048, with amino-acid sequence MSVTIAIRRVIGSISALTIPTQRDEMLLSRLVLTPHISLGHHNSILALLQPWQHRPPVVHLQSLIMSNFSSIRLTWLPLEGVPPSFCHDYHSLRFVWFSHLRIGIPRSRLGQAVKLVISIFWSTCISQ; translated from the exons ATGAGTGTAACTATTGCCATCAGAAGGGTCATTGGAAGCATTAGTGCCTTAACCATCCCAACCCAAAGGGATGAAATGTTACTCAGTCGACTGGTTCTCACGCCCCACATCAGTCTCGGCCACCACAACAGTATTCTCGCCCTCCTGCAGCCTTGGCAACACCGGCCTCCAGTAGTGCACCTCCagagtttgattatgagcaatttCAGCAGTATCAGGCTTACATGGCTGCCATTAGAGGGGGTTCCCCCAAGCTTCTGCCATGACTACCACTCACTCAGGTTTGTGTGGTTCTCCCACCTCAG GATCGGGATTCCAAGAAGCAGATTGGGGCAGGCCGTAAAGTTGGTGATCTCTATCTTTTGGAGCACTTGCATCTCCCAATAA